The following DNA comes from ANME-2 cluster archaeon.
CTGGAGAATAACCAGTCCAGATGAACCCTTCAGACAGGGCCCCTGCACCTGCAAAGAGATCAAGAAATCTGAGGGTTTTATTCATATGTGGTCTTCCACTTTTTGGTTAATTGTAATTTATAGAAAATTATATGAAATATAGTATAAAGACATTCCCCTTCAATTATTTTGCACATTGTAACCTCTTATTGAAACGTATCATATCTTATTTCTGGCACTCTTATATCACTCATCTCCTCGTAAAAATATGTTCTTACAACAATACTAAGAAACATATATATCCTTGCTAAAATATAGTTAAGTTTGTTGCAGATAATATTTTTGTTAACGCTAAGTCATCAATGAGGTAAATGTATGAGGGATAGATTAATTGAGGAACTTATAAAAGAGGTGGTAGGTCCCAGAAATGGTCCTGAAGAAATTATTGGTGCTAACCCAGACACTGAATATTTAACTGGGGTAATTATTCCCAAAAAATGCAAAAAAATAGAAAAAAATCCTGAATCTGAAATCCTGATTTCTGATGGTGATGATTCAAAAACAGATGACGGCAATTCATCTACAGACACATCTCCTGTACTTCCAACTGAACTTGATCCCCGGATGAAGCCAAAATCATTTGGAATCTCATTTCTGCTTAAAGGAGAAAATCTACTTCTAAATGTCTGTGTGACGTGGGGCAGATATAAAAAAGTCAGTGACCCTGAAAATGATACGTCAAAGGATGCAGATGCATCAGAAAAATCCTGGAAACGACAGCCATTTAGAAAGATTCTGGATATCCCTCTCTCGAATGATGTACATGACGAAGAAACGGTATATGATGGCAGTGATGGAAAAATATTCCTCCATATAAAAAAAATTCCATTGGATGGGGCGTTACATGTCGTTTTAAGTCTTATCAATGACCTGAATATTGGGGAATGTAAAGGAGATGCAACTGTAGAAGCCTCCATCTATCAACCCTCCATACGTGTTATTCTTGGTAGTGAATGTCACCTTGAATCTTTAAATTCAGTTAAAGGCAATAAGTTGGATTTCATATACAGAGATAATCCAGTTCTTGCTCGGGGTCATATGTGCTCAGCAATATGGAAGAAAGTTGATTATCAGGACCAATTTGTGGAACAGAAACTATGGCAAGATGGTGACTATTTCGAAGATTGTAAGGAATTTTTCGATTGTGATGTGAGAAGCGAATTTATACCACTTTATCCAGATTCTTCACCAAACATGACATGGGATAAATCTTCTTTTACAGAGGTGCCAGAATTATCTGCTCTTAAACTGTCTGAAATGTGGGGCATTGAAGATATTAGTAAATATCTTTCACCTCTAACAGAGGCCTACGAAGAATGGATAAAAATGAACGAAATGTCATCCACTGGCTTTACGGAAGAAGAAATGGAGATGGTTAAAGAACTGATCAATCACCAGAAATCGTCTCTCAAACGTCTGAAATCTGGAATTGAATGTCTTAAACATAATGAAGAAGCTCTTTTATCATTCTGTTTTGCAAACAAAGTTATCTGGCTACAGGATACCTGGAAAAATAAAGGAAAATATGGTGATAACAACGATAAATTTTGCTGGAGACCGTTCCAGTTGGCATTTTTCCTAATGAATCTTGAATCCCTTTATTCACAGGATTCAGAATATAGAAACCATGTTGATTTGCTCTGGGTTCCCACAGGAGGTGGCAAAACAGAGGCATATCTTGCAATGATGGCTTTTACTATTGCCCTGCGTCGCAGGAAAGCAAAAAATCATACGTCAGATTCAGACATCAATATAACAGGTGCAGGAACAGCTATAATCACCCGTTACACACTCCGTCTATTGACAGTGCAGCAGTTTCGCAGGACATTATTGATGATAACCGCAGCAGAATATCTGCGTGTTTTCAATCGCAATGGTGTGATTGGCTGGAGACCAGATAAGTGTCATTTATCTGATAACTGGTTATTCGGCTCAGTAAGATTTTCAGCTGGGATGTGGGTGGGAGGTGGTGTTTCTCCTAACCATCTCCGCTATGGTGATTATAGTGCAATAAAGGCTTTGAAAGAAGGTGTTTCTGACGGTGAACCCGCACAAATTGTAAAATGTCCTGTATGTGGAGAATGGCTTGCAGTTCCCCGAGCAGGGTTGCCGGTGGGAAGTAACACTTTGCATATGGTTGTAAAATCAACACGGTCAATTGAAGATTTACAGAACCATGTCAAAACTTTAGAGTATCCGGACCCCATAAAGAATATTGATTTTATAGATAATGGACTTCTTCCAAATCATCTGACACTCTCATTGACACTTGAAAGCACCACAAAAGTTAAAGAAAAATATATTGATGATCTTGTTACCGGGTTGGAGAAGAGTTATGGAGTGGAAATTTTATCCTTCAGACCTTCGAGGCCAGGATATTTTCCATCAATTCATGAACCAGGCAGGAAAACTGAATCTCATGCTGATTTTGAAATTTTTTGCACGAATCCGGAATGTGATCTGAACAACGAAGTAAACCATAAAGAAGGGGTTCCTCTTAATCTTTCACACGAAAATGAAAAACAATTACCCGATGGTTTATTCTTAAAAAACAATCCAATGCACTTTTTACCAGGGTCCTGCATCCCGATTCCTGCATACACCGTTGATGAACAGATTTACCATCGTTGCCCAACAGTTATCGTGAGCACGGCGGATAAGATTGCACGACTCGCATTTGAACCAAGAACAGCTTCAATATTTGGAAATATAACGAATTTCAATTCTATTTATGGTTATTACCATAAGAGTCTGTTTCCTAAAGAAACCAATAAAACAGCAAGAAGCGAACAATACTCTGTCAATGTCAGGGCATTCCATCCACCAGAAATGATTGTACAGGATGAACTCCATTTAATGGATGGCCCTCTTGGAAGTATGTTCGGCTTATATGAATCTGTTGTTGATGGTCTTATTCATGTGTCTGGAGGAAAACCGAAATACATAGCTTCCTCTGCCACAGTTAACCAAGCGGAAAATCAGGTAGATCGTCTGTTCAACAGACCTTTGTTTCAGTTTCCGGCTTATGGTCTTACATTTAAAGACAGTTTTTTTGTGAAAATGCCTGACTGGTCTGAAGGATGGAAGGAAAACAGGCCAGGAAGAATATACATGGGAATTTATACACCTGGTAAAGGATCACTAACTCCAATAATCAGGATATGGGCCAGACTTCTTAAAACAGCACAGGATAATCGTTCAGAGGAGAATATAATTAATTTCTGGACACTTGTCGGATATTTCAATTCATTACGGGAACTCGGAGGAAACAGAGCCCTTTTCAGAGAGGATATTATTGAACGACTCGATAATATCTCAGGAGACTCTCCGAGAAATCTTGATAGTGAGAGAGTTGTCGAACTATCAAGCAGAATCGATTCTACTGACATTCCTCAGATGCTGGAGGAACTTGAACAGGGACATAACCGAAAAATAAGTGAGAATCCGGATGCAATTTTTACTACCTCAATGTTCGGTACGGGTGTTGACATTTCACACCTTTCTCTTATGGTAGTTAATGGGCAACCAAAAACAA
Coding sequences within:
- a CDS encoding DNA/RNA helicase: MRDRLIEELIKEVVGPRNGPEEIIGANPDTEYLTGVIIPKKCKKIEKNPESEILISDGDDSKTDDGNSSTDTSPVLPTELDPRMKPKSFGISFLLKGENLLLNVCVTWGRYKKVSDPENDTSKDADASEKSWKRQPFRKILDIPLSNDVHDEETVYDGSDGKIFLHIKKIPLDGALHVVLSLINDLNIGECKGDATVEASIYQPSIRVILGSECHLESLNSVKGNKLDFIYRDNPVLARGHMCSAIWKKVDYQDQFVEQKLWQDGDYFEDCKEFFDCDVRSEFIPLYPDSSPNMTWDKSSFTEVPELSALKLSEMWGIEDISKYLSPLTEAYEEWIKMNEMSSTGFTEEEMEMVKELINHQKSSLKRLKSGIECLKHNEEALLSFCFANKVIWLQDTWKNKGKYGDNNDKFCWRPFQLAFFLMNLESLYSQDSEYRNHVDLLWVPTGGGKTEAYLAMMAFTIALRRRKAKNHTSDSDINITGAGTAIITRYTLRLLTVQQFRRTLLMITAAEYLRVFNRNGVIGWRPDKCHLSDNWLFGSVRFSAGMWVGGGVSPNHLRYGDYSAIKALKEGVSDGEPAQIVKCPVCGEWLAVPRAGLPVGSNTLHMVVKSTRSIEDLQNHVKTLEYPDPIKNIDFIDNGLLPNHLTLSLTLESTTKVKEKYIDDLVTGLEKSYGVEILSFRPSRPGYFPSIHEPGRKTESHADFEIFCTNPECDLNNEVNHKEGVPLNLSHENEKQLPDGLFLKNNPMHFLPGSCIPIPAYTVDEQIYHRCPTVIVSTADKIARLAFEPRTASIFGNITNFNSIYGYYHKSLFPKETNKTARSEQYSVNVRAFHPPEMIVQDELHLMDGPLGSMFGLYESVVDGLIHVSGGKPKYIASSATVNQAENQVDRLFNRPLFQFPAYGLTFKDSFFVKMPDWSEGWKENRPGRIYMGIYTPGKGSLTPIIRIWARLLKTAQDNRSEENIINFWTLVGYFNSLRELGGNRALFREDIIERLDNISGDSPRNLDSERVVELSSRIDSTDIPQMLEELEQGHNRKISENPDAIFTTSMFGTGVDISHLSLMVVNGQPKTTSQYIQATGRVGRSRGALVTTFYKAGRPRDLSHYEIFTGYHHRINLEVEPASVSPFSDGCMAKAAGPAIVSFLRNMPESGVEWFTESGDNIQNPMAKIDFEVFIRDCLINRGQDDADVLEYFKSHFDKWLDISQKLTGKGKNLVYNEYTLYRTAEKNVVLGDPAHERIQDLKTVYKNAPQSLRDIEETTAFEV